Proteins encoded by one window of Ruminococcaceae bacterium R-25:
- a CDS encoding glycerate kinase: MKAVIAIDSFKGSLTSLEAGNAAKRGILRACPDAEVTVIPVADGGEGTIDSIAPFVGGIPKTVTVTGPLGKPVGASYIIDPDNKTAYIEMAKACGLTLLKEDERNPYLTTTYGVGELMKDALSEGCEKLFICIGGSATNDGGAGMLQSLGAKLTDKDGNDIRNGASGLKDLYSVDTKDLICRGISIVVASDVTNPLCGPDGASFVYAPQKGASEKDCEDMDKLLENFARLSGFDPFEKGTGAAGGMSFALKNFLGAELRSGAEIVMEITGLENLIRSSDIVITGEGRIDSQTLSGKAPFKVMKVARKYGKPVIGICGITGDGYEECLNAGFTKIAPLIHPVMETSGAVKSVEETMADLLLQHPDCFLKA; this comes from the coding sequence ATGAAGGCAGTTATAGCCATCGATTCATTCAAGGGGAGCCTTACTTCATTGGAAGCCGGCAATGCTGCAAAGCGCGGCATTCTCCGTGCATGCCCTGATGCGGAAGTAACTGTCATTCCGGTAGCTGACGGTGGCGAAGGCACCATCGATTCCATAGCTCCTTTTGTAGGCGGCATCCCGAAAACAGTGACGGTCACAGGTCCTCTCGGAAAGCCGGTCGGAGCTTCCTATATCATTGATCCTGACAATAAAACTGCATATATCGAGATGGCAAAAGCATGCGGTCTCACACTCCTTAAAGAAGATGAGCGTAACCCGTATCTCACCACAACTTACGGTGTCGGTGAACTCATGAAGGATGCTCTTAGTGAAGGCTGTGAAAAGCTCTTCATTTGCATAGGCGGAAGCGCAACCAATGACGGTGGTGCAGGCATGCTTCAATCACTCGGTGCAAAGCTTACAGATAAGGATGGCAATGATATCCGGAATGGTGCATCCGGCCTTAAGGACCTTTACAGTGTCGATACAAAAGACCTTATCTGCAGGGGTATTTCCATCGTTGTTGCGAGCGATGTCACCAATCCGTTGTGCGGACCTGATGGTGCGAGTTTTGTTTACGCTCCCCAAAAAGGCGCATCGGAAAAAGACTGTGAAGACATGGATAAACTTCTTGAAAATTTCGCCCGGCTGTCAGGCTTTGATCCTTTCGAAAAAGGCACAGGCGCAGCAGGCGGAATGAGCTTTGCATTAAAGAATTTCCTCGGTGCGGAATTAAGATCCGGCGCTGAGATAGTTATGGAGATAACGGGTTTGGAAAACCTTATCCGAAGCTCTGATATCGTGATTACGGGTGAGGGGAGAATAGACAGCCAGACACTGAGCGGCAAGGCTCCTTTTAAGGTCATGAAGGTGGCTCGAAAATACGGCAAACCGGTTATCGGAATATGCGGAATTACAGGCGACGGCTACGAAGAATGCCTTAATGCCGGTTTTACAAAGATCGCTCCGCTCATTCATCCTGTAATGGAGACAAGCGGAGCGGTAAAAAGCGTTGAAGAGACGATGGCAGATCTGTTACTCCAGCATCCTGATTGCTTCCTGAAGGCTTGA
- a CDS encoding zinc ribbon protein, whose translation MPFCSKCGHEVSGTSLFCTKCGAPVEQADPVPVMSSEESIAYIHKLRDKLTKIEKLEHEVADNEARLAKPLELNYRSYSFFRFFWPYLVGSLCTLYFFGLIFAMTSDNGRANFVSFLFVSVPIFLIILGIVLANKRKNSENEAIMLGNEKIKEQRAKLEKETQELRSRLSTSRADLTAYNKYIPKKLCTTASMAKLKALIQSGKASSLQEAIRMLE comes from the coding sequence ATGCCGTTTTGCAGCAAGTGTGGACATGAGGTTTCGGGCACCTCTCTTTTTTGCACCAAGTGCGGAGCACCGGTAGAACAGGCTGATCCGGTACCTGTAATGTCTTCGGAGGAAAGTATTGCTTACATACACAAGCTCAGGGATAAACTGACAAAGATCGAGAAACTCGAGCACGAGGTCGCCGATAACGAAGCAAGACTTGCAAAGCCTTTGGAACTCAATTACAGATCATATTCATTTTTCAGGTTCTTCTGGCCATATCTGGTAGGGTCATTATGCACTTTATATTTCTTTGGTCTGATCTTTGCGATGACATCAGATAACGGAAGAGCCAATTTTGTCTCGTTCCTGTTTGTAAGCGTGCCGATCTTTCTTATTATTCTCGGAATCGTCCTTGCCAACAAGAGGAAAAACAGTGAAAACGAAGCGATAATGCTCGGAAACGAAAAAATAAAAGAACAAAGAGCAAAGCTCGAAAAAGAAACACAAGAGCTCAGGTCCAGGTTAAGTACATCAAGGGCAGACCTTACAGCATATAACAAATACATACCGAAAAAGCTCTGTACAACAGCTTCTATGGCTAAACTGAAGGCTCTTATCCAGTCGGGAAAAGCTTCAAGCCTTCAGGAAGCAATCAGGATGCTGGAGTAA
- a CDS encoding diguanylate cyclase (GGDEF)-like protein — MEIDYTTFYVEANIVCIIIFLMMFLREMGTVGRQTKQIIFVNITVSHMLYFVSDIFWVLILGGLIPHTVLTASLANISNAILLSAITGLWFVYVELSQGEKYILTFLHMMYALIPAMIETITMVILFTFLRPVVMDGNNGMTLKYYLVFLSVPALYITVSAIRSFIRAMKKENYAVRTQYLACAIYPVILTVFGIMQILWLNAPVFCFGSTLLMLYVYIVSLNDQVSIDELTRLNNRTQLKKYVAGESIKQGSDKNNRYVLMIDLNKFKLINDQYGHVEGDNALKRTADALKAACGSNPLKTFIARFGGDEFIIIAKTDDEEMIKTLCKSIKETLIKMNNESGAKYELTCCIGYCQYSGDVSSFQNAMAKADEELYKEKAKLGTLRQ; from the coding sequence ATGGAAATCGATTATACGACGTTTTATGTAGAAGCTAATATTGTCTGCATTATCATTTTTCTGATGATGTTCTTGAGAGAAATGGGTACTGTCGGCAGACAGACCAAGCAGATAATCTTCGTCAACATAACGGTAAGCCACATGCTCTACTTTGTGAGCGACATATTCTGGGTCCTCATACTTGGAGGTCTTATTCCCCATACAGTGCTCACAGCGTCCCTGGCTAATATTTCGAATGCGATTCTGCTTAGTGCCATAACGGGATTATGGTTTGTATATGTCGAACTTTCCCAGGGCGAAAAATATATCCTGACATTTTTACACATGATGTACGCATTGATCCCTGCAATGATTGAAACTATCACGATGGTAATACTTTTCACATTCCTGCGCCCGGTGGTAATGGATGGGAATAATGGAATGACTTTGAAGTATTACTTAGTATTCCTCAGTGTTCCGGCATTATATATTACGGTAAGTGCAATAAGATCATTCATCAGGGCGATGAAAAAGGAGAATTACGCCGTCAGGACTCAGTATCTGGCGTGTGCTATCTATCCTGTTATCTTAACGGTTTTCGGAATTATGCAGATACTGTGGCTCAACGCTCCGGTGTTCTGCTTCGGCAGCACGCTTTTAATGCTTTATGTTTATATCGTCAGCCTTAACGACCAGGTATCAATAGATGAACTGACAAGACTCAACAACAGAACACAGCTCAAAAAATATGTTGCAGGCGAATCTATTAAGCAGGGTTCTGATAAGAACAACCGCTATGTCCTAATGATCGATCTTAATAAGTTCAAGCTAATCAACGACCAGTATGGTCATGTGGAAGGCGACAACGCTCTTAAAAGAACAGCCGATGCATTAAAGGCCGCATGCGGCAGCAATCCTTTGAAAACCTTCATTGCCAGGTTCGGCGGAGACGAATTCATCATCATCGCAAAGACCGACGACGAAGAGATGATAAAGACGCTCTGCAAGAGCATAAAAGAGACTCTCATTAAGATGAATAATGAGTCCGGCGCTAAATATGAGCTGACGTGCTGTATTGGCTACTGCCAATATAGCGGTGATGTTTCCTCATTCCAGAATGCGATGGCGAAAGCCGATGAAGAACTTTATAAGGAGAAAGCGAAGCTGGGAACCTTAAGGCAGTAG
- a CDS encoding diguanylate cyclase (GGDEF)-like protein — protein MKICVFIGDMYRDFAMGILKQLDYYAREKGYRIDVFGICSMPTTNPLHVTGFKSILSLPDVHDYDGVILCYDTLIHEGVGKDLVEDLLSDNDVPPVICIRAEIPGFYNIIPDNRALMHDIAAHVISKCKTKDIGFVTGRDDIDDSFARRQGFEDAMAEAGFKVSEKKIFHGNYWSDQGPEMADFFIKKNGKLPEAIICSNDYEAIALCNELRKRGYSVPQDVMISGVDNARCASEHIPSISTIEISNSLFVDTAVKVLEDVLAGRKAELETYVPGTLILRESTGDLVVERDVYSELLDLTATVSINTENMREYVVISDLFEGALTREAGKELTLEQFKTVESVKSCYICRYKEENRDLLGYFTNRGDNVIKTITFPNNRLLPEGLENEDHGMRIHFPLAYKNEVYGYIAMVVDSDMPNYINFKIEYLLMQVAANMNKFELYEKLFGISDVLTLYITDPLTETLNRRGFEKKISEKFDKDGKMIKEIAVVSIDMDDLKIINDTYGHNDGDDAIKEIANCIENALNPGEFVARMGGDEFEAVLVLNEAGRVGKFIRGVRNNIREVNQSGKYPFELSASIGTSEVQDWHGVTESMKKADKAMYLEKKAKKKGR, from the coding sequence ATGAAGATTTGTGTTTTTATCGGCGACATGTACAGAGACTTTGCTATGGGAATCCTTAAGCAGCTCGATTACTATGCCCGCGAAAAGGGCTACAGGATCGATGTTTTCGGAATCTGTTCCATGCCTACGACAAATCCTCTCCACGTTACCGGATTTAAGAGCATCCTGTCTTTGCCGGATGTCCACGATTACGATGGCGTGATCCTGTGCTATGACACGCTTATTCACGAAGGTGTTGGAAAAGATCTCGTAGAAGACCTTTTATCCGACAACGATGTTCCTCCGGTCATCTGTATCAGAGCCGAGATACCGGGTTTTTATAACATCATCCCCGACAACAGGGCTTTGATGCACGATATCGCAGCTCACGTAATCTCCAAATGTAAGACAAAGGATATCGGTTTTGTTACCGGCAGAGATGACATCGACGATTCTTTCGCAAGAAGACAAGGCTTCGAAGATGCCATGGCTGAGGCCGGTTTTAAAGTATCCGAGAAAAAGATATTCCACGGCAACTACTGGTCAGACCAGGGTCCCGAGATGGCTGATTTCTTCATAAAGAAGAACGGCAAGCTCCCCGAAGCGATCATCTGTTCCAACGACTACGAAGCGATTGCGCTTTGCAACGAGCTGCGCAAGAGAGGTTATTCCGTGCCGCAGGATGTCATGATCAGCGGCGTTGATAATGCCCGGTGCGCGAGTGAACATATTCCGTCTATCTCAACTATCGAGATCTCCAATTCTTTATTTGTCGATACAGCGGTAAAGGTCCTTGAGGACGTGTTAGCGGGCAGGAAGGCAGAACTTGAGACATATGTTCCGGGCACCCTGATCCTCCGTGAGAGCACCGGTGACCTTGTCGTCGAGAGAGATGTTTATTCCGAACTTCTGGATCTCACGGCTACTGTATCGATCAATACCGAGAACATGAGAGAATATGTTGTTATCAGCGATCTTTTCGAGGGCGCGCTCACCAGAGAAGCCGGCAAAGAACTGACATTAGAGCAGTTCAAGACGGTAGAGAGCGTCAAGTCCTGTTACATCTGCAGATACAAAGAAGAGAACAGGGATCTTCTCGGTTACTTTACCAACAGGGGAGACAATGTTATTAAGACCATTACGTTTCCTAACAACAGGCTCCTTCCTGAAGGCTTAGAAAACGAAGACCACGGAATGAGGATCCATTTCCCTCTCGCATACAAGAATGAAGTTTACGGCTACATCGCCATGGTAGTTGATTCGGATATGCCGAATTACATCAACTTCAAGATCGAGTATCTCCTGATGCAGGTCGCAGCGAACATGAATAAGTTCGAGCTCTACGAGAAGCTTTTCGGTATTTCAGACGTTTTGACGCTCTACATCACCGATCCTCTCACAGAGACACTTAACAGGCGCGGATTCGAAAAGAAGATCTCCGAAAAGTTCGACAAAGACGGCAAGATGATAAAGGAAATCGCAGTCGTATCGATCGACATGGATGACCTTAAGATCATTAACGATACATACGGACATAACGATGGTGACGACGCGATCAAGGAGATTGCGAATTGCATCGAAAACGCGCTTAACCCGGGCGAATTTGTTGCCAGAATGGGCGGCGATGAGTTCGAAGCAGTCCTGGTCTTAAACGAAGCCGGCCGTGTCGGCAAGTTTATTAGAGGCGTCAGGAACAATATCCGCGAAGTAAATCAATCAGGCAAATATCCTTTTGAGCTTTCAGCGAGCATCGGTACGAGCGAAGTCCAGGACTGGCACGGCGTCACCGAATCGATGAAGAAGGCCGACAAAGCCATGTATCTCGAAAAGAAAGCAAAGAAAAAGGGAAGATAA